The Bacillus sp. Y1 genome includes the window ATAAGAAGACTACCCAACTGATTGATCAACCCAAATTGTGTTCCTTTATGCAAGGTAATCCCTAACGCAACAACTTGTCCGATGAAACCATAATGATCAAATCGATAGTCTGTTAACACAGCACCCGTATATTGATCAATATGCATGGTGATCTCATCCTCAGCTTTTGGTGGAAAAGCTGATAAAGTGTACACTCCTGTAGGTTCTTTTGGAAGAAATACCGTATAACTAGGATGTACTCCTTCACGGATTGCAATCTGAACCACATCATCGATTGAAAAGGGGATGAAACCTTGTACCTCTGAAACCGGAACATCTAATGTCTCAGCTGCCCAAGGAACCTCCGCGATGTCTTTCGTAACGGTTGAGACAGGTGCATTTCCTACCCAAACGGAAGGTGGATATCCTTCCCCAGAGTTGGTAGCGATCGTTTGAAATTGAGTTCCCCAAAAACCGGACCAAGGGAGCCCCGTCATCACCAAAAATAGCATCCCTGCCGTAATCCAAAAGGCAGGAACAACATGCAGGTCTCTAGCTAACATACTTCTTCCTTTATTCCATCTCATATAAAGGACACCTGACATATTCAGCTTCTTTCTAGGAAGCCATAAATAAAGGCCTGTAACCATCAACACGATGGTCCAGCATGCAGCTAATTCTACTATTCTATCTCCCAGTGTTCCCATCATTAATTCGCCGTGAAACTCCTCTATTTTATCCATGATGCGATCTTCACTATTTAATTCACCTATGGATTTTCCCGTATACGGATCAACAAAGACGGTTAATGATTGATCGTTTACCAGTAGACTCACTTCACTGGAACGTGTAGCATTTTCTCCCGGGCGATATTTAGTTATCACTGCGTTAGGGTAAAGCTTCTTTACTTCTTCTATTTGTTGCGATGCTGGTATTTTTTCACCTTGTGGCGTAACCTCGAATAAATCTTGATATAGCACTTGTTCTATCTGTGGCTTAAATAAATAGATAGAACCCGTAACGGCAAGGATAAT containing:
- a CDS encoding PepSY-associated TM helix domain-containing protein, whose amino-acid sequence is METVINTTSKSDAQQKSSLYRTVWRWHFYAGIIVAPFLIILAVTGSIYLFKPQIEQVLYQDLFEVTPQGEKIPASQQIEEVKKLYPNAVITKYRPGENATRSSEVSLLVNDQSLTVFVDPYTGKSIGELNSEDRIMDKIEEFHGELMMGTLGDRIVELAACWTIVLMVTGLYLWLPRKKLNMSGVLYMRWNKGRSMLARDLHVVPAFWITAGMLFLVMTGLPWSGFWGTQFQTIATNSGEGYPPSVWVGNAPVSTVTKDIAEVPWAAETLDVPVSEVQGFIPFSIDDVVQIAIREGVHPSYTVFLPKEPTGVYTLSAFPPKAEDEITMHIDQYTGAVLTDYRFDHYGFIGQVVALGITLHKGTQFGLINQLGSLLICLGIILVAVSGFYLWLKRKPKKSMGAPKSTSIKNMKLFLVVLIGLGILFPLVGLSLIVIFLMDVLLIKRIPFLKRFLHA